In one window of Nesterenkonia sandarakina DNA:
- a CDS encoding nucleotide sugar dehydrogenase: MNSTEGRDVVVVLGQGYVGLPLAEAVVESGAKVYGFEINPARVETINNGQSHIDDLSDDQLKSMLAAGYEASADTAVLGAADFAIIAVPTPLDDGGGPDLRAVEAAARALAVELKPGATVVLESTTYPGTTEDVVLPILESGGRVHGEDFFLAFSPERVDPGSAEFGIRNTPKLVGGLTPEATEKATRFYEGFVDTVVPLAGAKEAETAKLLENTYRHVNIALVNEMARFCHDLDIDIWEVIRGAASKPFGFQKFTPGPGVGGHCIPIDPNYLSFQVKKTLGYQFRFVELAQEINNSMPQYVVGRVSELLNDQRKPLNGSKILILGITYKPNIADQRESPALPLVEILRARNAEVSFHDPLVKEWDVAGERISRVPDLDAALEEADLVLLLQAHASYDMDHVARLSKTLFDTRGAVAGQEGVYKL; the protein is encoded by the coding sequence ATGAATTCAACAGAAGGACGCGACGTCGTCGTCGTGCTGGGACAGGGGTACGTGGGTCTGCCCCTGGCCGAGGCGGTGGTCGAAAGCGGAGCAAAGGTCTATGGCTTCGAAATTAATCCCGCTCGAGTCGAGACGATAAACAACGGCCAGTCACATATCGATGATCTCAGTGACGACCAGCTCAAGTCGATGCTGGCAGCAGGCTATGAAGCTTCCGCCGATACGGCCGTACTCGGCGCCGCCGACTTCGCCATCATCGCAGTTCCCACTCCCCTTGACGACGGCGGAGGCCCTGACCTTCGGGCTGTGGAGGCCGCTGCACGTGCTCTCGCGGTGGAGTTGAAGCCCGGAGCTACTGTGGTGCTCGAATCGACCACTTACCCGGGCACAACCGAGGACGTGGTGTTGCCGATCCTTGAAAGTGGAGGACGCGTGCACGGGGAGGACTTCTTCCTCGCCTTCTCGCCAGAACGAGTGGATCCCGGCTCCGCCGAGTTCGGCATCCGGAACACACCGAAGCTGGTCGGAGGGCTCACCCCGGAGGCCACCGAGAAAGCCACTCGCTTCTACGAGGGATTCGTAGACACCGTGGTCCCGCTCGCAGGCGCGAAGGAAGCCGAGACAGCCAAGCTGCTCGAGAACACCTACCGTCATGTGAACATCGCCCTGGTCAACGAGATGGCACGTTTCTGCCACGACCTCGACATTGATATCTGGGAGGTCATCCGCGGGGCAGCCAGCAAGCCGTTCGGATTCCAGAAGTTCACACCCGGTCCGGGTGTCGGAGGGCACTGCATCCCGATCGACCCGAACTATCTCAGCTTCCAGGTCAAGAAGACGCTCGGCTACCAGTTCCGTTTCGTTGAACTTGCTCAGGAGATCAACAACTCAATGCCCCAGTACGTCGTGGGCCGAGTCTCCGAACTGCTGAATGACCAGCGCAAGCCTCTGAACGGGTCCAAGATTCTCATCCTTGGGATCACCTATAAGCCCAATATCGCCGATCAGCGTGAATCTCCTGCACTGCCGCTTGTGGAGATCCTTCGTGCGCGCAACGCCGAGGTTTCCTTCCATGATCCGCTGGTAAAGGAGTGGGATGTTGCAGGTGAGCGCATCTCCCGAGTCCCCGACCTCGATGCCGCCCTGGAGGAGGCCGACCTGGTTCTGCTGCTTCAGGCACACGCCAGCTACGACATGGACCACGTGGCTCGGCTGTCCAAAACGCTGTTCGACACCCGCGGCGCCGTGGCCGGCCAGGAAGGTGTGTACAAGCTCTAA
- a CDS encoding ATP-grasp fold amidoligase family protein — protein sequence MKNLRSQMLQRVPGISWRDRKLEFLETRLAGVEAERRKLTQQLDDARDQVARSRGGTAEAVSRAARLSEELKAAEQLSREERLRRRAPSFEALLSAYAAQHKAALRLGDRSHSPMAQVPYKLRNYSLAQSHGVRTPRISGVWSVANEVTLSEVSSERIVLKGDGGHSAQGVFPLERTSDGWRSLDGGIRFTGDVPPPEVLGPLGRARAPFFAEEFLESPSGWTIPEDVKLYCAYGQVLQVYVMRSSSDGNMVRQNFSSRFFDADGEPFDEIRRGLRYDTGIDAPRQLPELVEAARHLSCAVGLPFIRVDMYATRNGPVLGELTSVPSGGKQSYTQDHDQLMGQAWVNAAAALERDLMLGRPFGTLYGDADFAWMYPEAQDKTNMHHPDNWTRRMGRCSQWCAADSHGDRGPGALDVS from the coding sequence ATGAAGAACCTGCGCAGCCAGATGCTGCAACGAGTCCCAGGAATCTCCTGGCGAGACCGCAAGCTTGAATTCCTGGAAACCAGACTCGCCGGCGTAGAGGCCGAGCGCAGGAAGTTGACGCAGCAGCTGGACGACGCGCGCGATCAGGTTGCGAGAAGTCGCGGCGGGACGGCCGAGGCGGTGTCTCGAGCGGCGCGCCTCTCAGAGGAGCTGAAAGCGGCCGAGCAGCTGTCCCGGGAGGAACGGCTGCGACGTCGTGCTCCCTCCTTCGAGGCACTTCTCTCTGCATACGCGGCCCAGCACAAGGCAGCGCTCAGGCTCGGCGACCGCAGCCACAGCCCGATGGCGCAGGTCCCCTACAAGCTGCGCAACTACTCCCTCGCTCAAAGCCACGGGGTCCGCACGCCTAGGATCTCGGGTGTATGGAGCGTCGCGAACGAGGTCACGCTCAGCGAAGTCTCCTCGGAGCGCATCGTGCTCAAGGGAGATGGTGGCCACAGCGCCCAGGGAGTCTTTCCGCTTGAGCGCACCAGCGATGGATGGCGATCCTTGGACGGCGGAATCCGCTTCACCGGCGACGTTCCACCTCCGGAGGTCCTGGGACCCTTGGGCAGAGCCCGCGCTCCCTTCTTTGCGGAGGAGTTCCTGGAGAGCCCCAGTGGGTGGACCATCCCTGAGGACGTGAAGCTCTATTGCGCGTACGGGCAGGTGTTGCAGGTCTACGTGATGAGGTCCTCCAGCGACGGCAATATGGTGCGCCAGAACTTCTCGAGTCGCTTCTTCGACGCGGACGGAGAGCCATTCGATGAGATCCGTCGGGGGCTCCGGTATGACACTGGGATCGATGCGCCGAGGCAGCTTCCAGAGCTGGTCGAGGCCGCGCGGCATCTCTCATGCGCCGTCGGACTGCCCTTCATTCGCGTAGACATGTACGCCACCCGCAATGGGCCAGTCCTGGGCGAGCTGACTTCTGTGCCCAGCGGAGGCAAGCAGAGCTACACGCAGGACCATGATCAGCTGATGGGTCAGGCCTGGGTGAACGCCGCCGCGGCTCTCGAACGAGATCTGATGCTGGGACGTCCGTTCGGAACCCTCTACGGCGACGCTGACTTCGCCTGGATGTATCCCGAAGCGCAGGACAAAACAAATATGCATCATCCCGATAATTGGACGAGACGGATGGGGCGATGCTCCCAGTGGTGCGCTGCTGATTCTCATGGTGATCGCGGCCCGGGAGCACTCGACGTTTCCTGA
- a CDS encoding acyltransferase family protein gives MTAAVITPVAPMAHAPSKYRPDIQGLRAIAVCLVLLYHAGAPFLGGGFVGVDVFFVISGFLITGMLLRQSIETGRVDLADFYARRIRRILPAATVVLVFTAIATLLILPRTRWEDIGHDLIGSALYYANWVFAANTDYLNAETVASPLQHFWTLAVEEQFYILWPLLIVGLLFAVKKLRDVSALPQSSELDQRRIRRSLELGVALMILPSLAWSVYWTAAEPARAYFVTTTRLWELGIGAGIAVFAVYLERLPSQVRSGLQLGGLLCIGTAAVVYSSATPFPGIAAMLPTLGAAAVIVGGMAGRAESGAAKLLVLKPMTWVGDVSYSLYLWHWPLIVLGTQLLGDELRFRYGLLILVFALVPAWLSYTYIETPFRQWNYVASKPWRAIKVGLAMMLASAALGVALLVAVSSLSDDDAEGSSPALGAEALRTDSSAGAVVSAVDSFEPRVEEAVDDIPSLYDGGCHQEQSEVGVEPCVFGDADSDYVVALVGDSHAAHWLPGLLPIAETNGWRLETYTKSACSLNGVALAGEEGFYEECHEWGQRMMETLREHSDLDHVIVSASRYNPAEDAPESVPTGSVEDGYSQVWRDLEEAAIPVTVLLDAPRIQIDLPECVAEHPEQLQECAVDREQAIDASGYGQQRAAAESSGATPVDLNEAICPEQQCAPIIGSVLVYRDSHHLTATYARSLSSHMEEELRQGDELRFRRD, from the coding sequence ATGACCGCAGCCGTGATCACACCGGTCGCACCAATGGCGCACGCCCCCTCGAAGTATCGGCCCGACATACAGGGTCTGCGGGCCATCGCCGTCTGTCTGGTCCTGCTTTACCACGCCGGCGCTCCCTTTCTCGGAGGAGGTTTCGTCGGGGTAGACGTCTTCTTCGTCATCTCCGGGTTCCTCATAACGGGCATGCTTCTGCGTCAGAGCATCGAGACCGGTCGTGTCGATCTTGCGGACTTCTACGCGCGTCGTATCCGTCGGATCCTGCCAGCAGCGACCGTCGTTCTCGTGTTCACCGCAATCGCGACACTGCTGATCCTTCCCAGAACCCGTTGGGAGGACATCGGACACGATCTCATCGGGAGCGCCCTCTACTACGCGAACTGGGTGTTCGCGGCCAACACCGATTACCTCAATGCGGAAACCGTGGCCAGCCCGCTGCAGCACTTCTGGACCCTTGCGGTGGAGGAGCAGTTCTACATCCTCTGGCCGTTGCTGATCGTGGGCCTGCTCTTCGCAGTCAAGAAGCTTCGTGATGTGAGCGCACTGCCGCAGTCCTCAGAGCTGGATCAGCGAAGAATCCGCAGATCGCTGGAGCTCGGCGTTGCCCTGATGATCCTGCCTTCGCTCGCCTGGTCCGTCTACTGGACCGCCGCTGAACCGGCACGCGCCTATTTTGTGACCACCACTCGCCTGTGGGAGCTCGGCATCGGGGCGGGCATCGCGGTCTTCGCGGTCTACCTGGAACGTCTTCCCTCGCAGGTGCGCTCCGGCCTGCAGCTCGGTGGCCTGTTGTGCATCGGCACTGCGGCGGTGGTGTATTCGAGCGCCACGCCTTTCCCCGGGATCGCGGCCATGCTGCCGACGTTGGGTGCCGCAGCGGTCATCGTCGGGGGGATGGCAGGACGCGCCGAGTCGGGGGCCGCGAAGCTTCTTGTGCTCAAACCCATGACCTGGGTGGGAGACGTGTCCTACTCGCTCTACCTGTGGCACTGGCCGTTGATCGTCCTAGGCACGCAGCTGCTGGGGGATGAGCTGCGATTCCGGTATGGGCTCCTGATCCTCGTCTTCGCGCTGGTTCCTGCGTGGTTGAGCTACACCTATATCGAGACCCCATTCAGGCAGTGGAATTACGTGGCGAGCAAGCCCTGGCGGGCCATCAAGGTGGGCCTCGCCATGATGCTCGCGTCTGCCGCGCTCGGCGTCGCGCTCCTGGTGGCAGTGAGCTCATTGAGCGACGACGACGCAGAAGGTTCTTCCCCCGCGCTCGGGGCCGAAGCGTTGCGGACAGATAGCTCGGCGGGAGCGGTGGTCAGCGCAGTGGATTCCTTCGAGCCCCGTGTCGAGGAGGCTGTCGACGACATCCCCTCGTTATACGACGGCGGGTGCCACCAAGAACAGAGCGAAGTTGGCGTAGAACCATGTGTCTTCGGTGACGCAGACTCCGACTATGTCGTTGCACTGGTCGGCGATTCCCACGCCGCGCATTGGCTGCCCGGACTCTTGCCGATAGCGGAGACGAACGGCTGGCGACTGGAGACCTACACGAAATCTGCATGTTCACTGAATGGGGTTGCCCTGGCAGGTGAAGAGGGCTTCTATGAGGAGTGTCATGAGTGGGGACAGCGGATGATGGAGACGCTGCGCGAACATTCCGACCTGGACCACGTCATCGTGAGCGCATCTCGGTACAACCCCGCGGAAGACGCACCGGAGTCTGTGCCTACGGGGAGCGTGGAAGATGGGTACTCGCAGGTGTGGCGGGATCTGGAAGAGGCCGCCATCCCGGTGACCGTGCTGCTGGATGCTCCCCGAATCCAGATTGACCTTCCCGAATGCGTCGCAGAGCACCCTGAACAGCTTCAGGAGTGCGCCGTTGACCGTGAACAGGCGATCGACGCGAGCGGCTATGGCCAACAGAGAGCGGCCGCGGAGTCCAGCGGGGCGACTCCCGTGGATCTCAACGAGGCGATCTGCCCGGAGCAGCAGTGTGCGCCGATCATCGGTTCGGTCCTGGTCTACAGGGACTCGCATCATCTCACGGCGACCTATGCCCGCTCTCTCTCCTCCCACATGGAAGAAGAGCTCCGGCAAGGAGACGAACTTCGGTTCCGCAGAGACTGA
- a CDS encoding SGNH hydrolase domain-containing protein, with protein MGALPERRYRPELHGLRGLAIAGVVLFHLFGAGRVSGGIDIFLAVSGFLFTAMLLREAGTTGTIDFLRYFSRLVRRILAPAALVIAVTTLVGLMVLPLTRHAQLITEARASLLYFENFELVRSQLSYEAAGAETSPFQHFWSLSVQGQFYLIWPAVALLAVGLARRSRLSPTAAMAALIGLLMLASFVTAVLLQQHNQAEAYLLTQTRIWELGFGGLLALLGARLTLPRRLRTTAGWLGLGLIISCGFALDGAALFPGPWALWPLAGMALVLASATPQEAGQRPTRPDPSGAGSAHHPPRRQSPEGPGSAAGLLATAPFTRLGDIAYGLFLWHWPLLIFTLELRGTTDLTLPDAVLVLASSLLLGWLTFRFLERPLARVPTTAARPQPGRAGRMTLRLAAGTLVIGGVGSTVYVQMTTAPQQDGLAMAGVDRALYPGADIIRAESSTREVEFYPELSGISHRVPAYARTDCHQPTGDQPGSGEVLVCEDAASPSDPEETIMLAGGSHAGHWHNAWIILAERHNWEVLVSTKGGCVFRANDPDKPSTCDEWNDAFPEMLQARGPDLVVTPGTAIPREDGEEEVHDGAPKRWEEITRTGTDLLLLRGTPRTESNIPDCLAEGGDELSCAPDVGKYAERDPLSQLDLPENTYSMDLTEHFCPQQQCSAIIGNVLVYRDSHHLTNEYVETMVPHLEQALQESLPHLFTPQPS; from the coding sequence GTGGGCGCACTCCCCGAGCGTCGCTACCGCCCCGAGCTGCACGGGCTGCGCGGACTCGCGATCGCCGGCGTCGTGCTGTTCCACCTCTTCGGTGCGGGCCGGGTCTCCGGGGGGATCGACATCTTCCTGGCGGTCTCGGGCTTCCTGTTCACCGCCATGCTGCTGCGCGAGGCCGGCACCACGGGCACGATCGATTTCCTGCGCTACTTCTCACGCCTTGTCAGGCGGATCCTGGCGCCTGCGGCCCTGGTCATCGCGGTCACCACGCTCGTGGGCCTGATGGTGCTGCCGCTGACCCGGCACGCCCAGCTCATCACCGAGGCGCGAGCCTCGCTGCTGTACTTCGAGAACTTCGAGCTGGTCCGCTCCCAGCTCTCCTACGAGGCGGCCGGGGCGGAGACGAGTCCCTTTCAGCATTTCTGGTCCCTCTCCGTCCAGGGGCAGTTCTACCTGATCTGGCCGGCGGTGGCGCTGCTCGCCGTCGGCCTGGCCCGACGATCCCGGCTCTCTCCCACCGCCGCCATGGCGGCCCTGATCGGGCTGCTGATGCTGGCGTCCTTCGTGACGGCCGTGCTGCTGCAGCAGCACAACCAGGCCGAGGCGTACCTGCTCACCCAGACCCGGATCTGGGAGCTCGGTTTCGGCGGCCTGCTCGCCCTGCTGGGAGCAAGGCTCACGCTCCCGCGCCGGCTGCGCACTACTGCTGGCTGGCTGGGCCTCGGGCTGATCATCAGCTGCGGCTTCGCACTGGACGGCGCGGCGCTCTTCCCGGGCCCCTGGGCGCTCTGGCCGCTGGCCGGCATGGCACTGGTCCTCGCCTCGGCCACACCCCAGGAAGCAGGCCAGAGACCAACCCGCCCGGATCCATCTGGGGCGGGTTCAGCACACCACCCTCCTCGGCGCCAGAGTCCAGAAGGTCCCGGCTCTGCGGCCGGTCTGCTGGCCACGGCGCCGTTCACCAGACTCGGTGACATCGCCTACGGCCTCTTCCTCTGGCACTGGCCGCTGCTGATCTTCACACTTGAACTCCGAGGCACCACCGACCTGACCCTGCCCGATGCCGTCCTGGTGCTCGCCTCCTCGCTGCTGCTGGGGTGGCTGACCTTCCGCTTCCTGGAACGTCCCCTGGCCCGCGTGCCGACCACTGCCGCCCGTCCCCAGCCGGGCCGCGCCGGACGCATGACGCTGCGCCTGGCCGCCGGGACACTGGTCATCGGCGGCGTCGGCTCCACGGTCTATGTGCAGATGACCACCGCCCCCCAGCAGGACGGCTTGGCGATGGCGGGGGTGGACCGCGCGCTCTACCCCGGCGCGGACATCATCCGGGCTGAAAGCTCGACCCGCGAGGTCGAGTTCTATCCCGAGCTCAGCGGAATATCGCACCGCGTTCCGGCATACGCCCGGACCGACTGTCATCAGCCCACCGGGGATCAGCCGGGCTCCGGCGAGGTGCTGGTCTGCGAGGATGCCGCCTCCCCCAGCGACCCTGAGGAGACCATCATGCTCGCCGGCGGCTCCCATGCCGGGCACTGGCACAACGCGTGGATCATCCTGGCCGAGAGGCACAACTGGGAAGTCCTCGTGTCCACCAAGGGGGGCTGCGTCTTCCGAGCCAACGACCCGGATAAGCCCTCGACCTGCGACGAATGGAACGACGCGTTCCCCGAGATGCTTCAGGCGCGCGGACCTGACCTGGTGGTCACCCCTGGCACGGCGATCCCCCGGGAGGATGGAGAAGAAGAAGTCCACGACGGCGCGCCGAAGCGTTGGGAGGAGATCACCCGGACCGGGACTGATCTGCTTCTGCTGCGCGGGACCCCGCGAACAGAGTCCAACATCCCGGACTGCCTGGCAGAGGGCGGAGACGAGCTCTCATGCGCCCCGGACGTCGGAAAATACGCAGAGCGTGACCCGTTGAGCCAGCTGGACCTCCCGGAGAACACCTACAGCATGGACCTCACGGAGCACTTCTGCCCCCAGCAGCAATGCTCGGCGATCATCGGCAACGTGCTGGTCTACCGGGACAGTCATCATCTGACCAACGAATACGTCGAGACCATGGTCCCGCATCTGGAGCAGGCGCTGCAGGAATCGCTCCCACACCTCTTCACACCCCAGCCCAGCTAG
- a CDS encoding ABC transporter permease — translation MAAPALERADESPESGEARRVAQLDGSNLIRVGARPGLFRYIREIWDFRHFLYYDSHSRVSSANSYDSLGRVWMILNPVLFGTAYFFVFGLILQTGRGIDNFIGYLIIGVFTFRFFTAAVTGGANAIAGNQKVVQAFNFPRACLVISTTVRELFSSIPMFFVMALLVLTIGDMQLGDAEEVPINLTWHWLLFFPCILLALMVMLGWSLALARAVNAHNDIKHLISFSTRILFYTSAVFFSADRYSDLGVNWLDTVMSLNPLFCVLDILRHAWLYDAAADPSRWIVLGSWAAGSMLIGFLIFWHGEESYGKER, via the coding sequence ATGGCCGCACCTGCTCTAGAGCGCGCCGATGAGTCCCCCGAGTCCGGTGAGGCCCGACGGGTTGCCCAGCTTGATGGCAGCAACCTGATCCGGGTCGGCGCGCGTCCCGGCCTCTTCCGCTACATCCGCGAAATCTGGGACTTCCGGCATTTCCTGTACTACGACTCCCACTCGCGGGTCTCCTCCGCCAACAGCTACGACTCGCTGGGCCGAGTGTGGATGATCCTGAACCCGGTCCTCTTCGGGACCGCGTACTTCTTCGTCTTCGGATTGATCCTGCAGACCGGTCGCGGGATCGACAACTTCATCGGCTACCTGATCATCGGCGTGTTCACCTTCCGCTTCTTCACCGCCGCCGTCACCGGCGGCGCGAACGCCATCGCCGGCAACCAGAAGGTCGTCCAGGCGTTCAACTTCCCCCGGGCATGTCTGGTGATCTCCACCACGGTCCGGGAACTCTTCTCCAGCATCCCGATGTTCTTCGTGATGGCCCTTCTGGTCCTGACCATCGGTGACATGCAGCTCGGCGACGCTGAAGAGGTGCCGATCAACCTGACCTGGCACTGGCTGCTCTTCTTCCCCTGCATCCTGCTCGCCCTGATGGTGATGCTGGGGTGGTCCCTGGCCCTGGCGCGCGCGGTCAACGCGCATAACGACATCAAGCATCTGATCAGCTTCAGCACCCGGATCCTGTTCTACACCTCCGCCGTCTTCTTCTCCGCAGATCGCTACTCCGACCTCGGGGTGAACTGGCTGGACACCGTGATGAGCCTGAACCCGCTGTTCTGCGTCCTCGACATCCTGCGCCATGCCTGGCTCTACGACGCCGCCGCCGATCCCTCCCGGTGGATCGTGCTGGGCTCCTGGGCGGCGGGTTCCATGCTCATCGGGTTCCTGATCTTCTGGCACGGTGAAGAGAGCTACGGGAAGGAACGATGA
- a CDS encoding ABC transporter ATP-binding protein: MSTSTSRVSPRQSASESDLIAEDLAIAFDDAEQAPHDDDGDDRSFTQPAPVVHRIDPENVCMVVDDASMTYRVRSSSGNRDSGGRIARGLKRITGSGWAEVHALSNLSFIVNRGESVGVIGTNGSGKSTLMKLLTGKVRPTSGEVYATSTPVMLGVNAALVKEISGRENIRLGCLAMGLSPEQTAAKYDQIVEISGLSDALEMPLKTYSSGMSSRLQFAIATSVDPDILLIDEALNTGDAQFRARTKQRLDEVRANAGAVFLVSHSLGTIKQMCTRVIWIEQGEMLADGDPQWVCEQYEEYTSHKSNGRMRAAKVVYERTRLQLDPVTIDFTGGSRPKK, from the coding sequence ATGAGCACCTCGACGTCCCGCGTCTCGCCCCGGCAATCCGCCTCGGAGTCTGACCTGATCGCAGAAGACCTCGCCATCGCGTTCGACGACGCCGAGCAAGCTCCTCACGACGACGACGGCGACGACCGCTCCTTCACTCAGCCGGCCCCCGTGGTGCACAGGATCGACCCCGAGAACGTGTGCATGGTGGTCGACGATGCCTCGATGACCTACCGAGTGCGCTCCTCCTCGGGGAATCGGGACTCCGGGGGTCGCATCGCGCGCGGCCTCAAGCGGATCACCGGGTCCGGGTGGGCTGAGGTCCATGCCCTCTCCAACCTGAGCTTCATCGTCAATCGGGGTGAATCGGTCGGCGTGATCGGCACCAACGGGTCCGGCAAGTCCACCTTGATGAAGCTGCTCACCGGGAAGGTCCGCCCCACCAGCGGCGAGGTCTACGCGACCTCAACCCCGGTCATGCTCGGGGTCAACGCGGCCCTGGTCAAGGAGATCTCCGGGCGGGAGAACATCCGCCTGGGCTGCCTGGCCATGGGGCTCTCCCCCGAGCAGACCGCGGCGAAGTACGATCAGATCGTCGAGATCTCCGGGCTCTCCGATGCCCTGGAGATGCCGCTGAAGACCTACTCCTCAGGCATGTCCTCACGCCTGCAGTTCGCCATCGCGACGTCCGTGGACCCAGACATCCTGCTGATCGACGAGGCGCTGAACACCGGTGACGCGCAGTTCCGGGCGCGCACCAAGCAGCGCCTGGATGAGGTGCGCGCCAATGCGGGCGCAGTCTTCTTAGTCTCACACTCCCTGGGCACCATCAAGCAGATGTGCACCCGAGTGATCTGGATCGAGCAGGGCGAGATGCTTGCCGACGGGGACCCGCAATGGGTCTGCGAGCAGTACGAGGAGTACACTTCGCACAAGTCCAACGGGCGGATGCGCGCGGCCAAGGTGGTCTACGAGCGCACCCGACTGCAGCTGGATCCGGTGACCATCGATTTCACCGGAGGATCCCGGCCCAAGAAGTAG
- the ndk gene encoding nucleoside-diphosphate kinase: MTERTLILVKPDGVARGLTGEILRRVEAKGYRVTALQQLSASTEQLAQHYAEHEGKPFYQPLVDFMLSGPVVAAVLEGERVIEGFRSLAGTTEPTTAAPGTIRGDLGRDWGEKVQKNLVHGSDSVESAEREIGIWFG; the protein is encoded by the coding sequence ATGACTGAACGTACCCTGATCCTGGTCAAGCCCGACGGTGTTGCACGAGGACTGACCGGTGAGATCCTGCGGCGCGTCGAGGCCAAGGGCTACCGGGTCACCGCGCTGCAGCAGCTCAGCGCGAGCACCGAGCAGCTGGCGCAGCACTACGCCGAGCATGAGGGCAAGCCGTTCTACCAGCCGCTGGTGGACTTCATGCTCTCCGGCCCGGTGGTCGCGGCGGTCCTGGAGGGCGAGCGGGTCATCGAAGGCTTCCGCTCCCTGGCCGGCACTACCGAGCCGACGACGGCGGCGCCAGGCACAATCCGCGGAGACCTCGGCCGGGACTGGGGCGAGAAGGTGCAGAAGAACCTGGTCCACGGCTCGGACTCGGTGGAGTCCGCCGAGCGCGAGATCGGCATCTGGTTCGGCTGA
- a CDS encoding DUF4233 domain-containing protein, which produces MPRQTRAQREWRPGQVKPPRSVKTLFASTVLCLEAVLMFFFSLMAWGLNQNESYAWWLFGGSLALAVVLVLTCAVLQRPGGYILGWVLQFLMLFGFIAVALVTAEGLIVPLAAIPGVAFMACWWYALNKGAQLDDEKLDRFRAEEALAENPTSEENKND; this is translated from the coding sequence ATGCCCAGACAGACCCGCGCACAGCGCGAATGGCGCCCCGGACAGGTCAAGCCACCCCGGTCGGTGAAGACGCTCTTCGCCTCCACCGTGCTGTGCCTGGAGGCGGTGCTGATGTTCTTCTTCAGCCTGATGGCCTGGGGGCTGAACCAGAACGAGTCCTACGCCTGGTGGCTCTTCGGCGGATCGCTGGCCCTGGCCGTCGTGCTGGTCCTCACCTGCGCCGTTCTGCAGCGCCCCGGCGGATACATCCTCGGCTGGGTGCTGCAGTTCCTGATGCTCTTCGGCTTCATCGCGGTGGCGCTGGTGACTGCTGAAGGTCTGATCGTGCCGCTGGCGGCGATCCCCGGCGTGGCCTTCATGGCCTGCTGGTGGTACGCGTTGAACAAGGGCGCCCAGCTCGATGATGAGAAGCTCGACAGATTCCGGGCCGAGGAGGCCCTGGCAGAGAACCCCACAAGTGAGGAGAACAAGAATGACTGA